The region TTGGCACCCGTGAACCGGCGATCTATGGCCACGAAACCCTGGCCGACATTTCCGCGTTGTGCGGTCGTGCGGCCGAGGAGTTCGGCCTGGCGGTGGAGTTTCGCCAGACCAACCACGAAGGCGAATTGCTCGACTGGATTCACGCTGCCCGCGGCCGCTGCGCCGGGATTATCATCAACCCGGCGGCATGGACGCACACCTCGGTGGCGATTCGCGACGCCTTGGTGGCCAGCGAACTACCGGTGATCGAAGTTCACCTGTCCAA is a window of Pseudomonas sp. 10S4 DNA encoding:
- the aroQ gene encoding type II 3-dehydroquinate dehydratase, which translates into the protein MPPIVLVLNGPNLNLLGTREPAIYGHETLADISALCGRAAEEFGLAVEFRQTNHEGELLDWIHAARGRCAGIIINPAAWTHTSVAIRDALVASELPVIEVHLSNVHAREPFRHHSFVSAIATAVMAGFGSHGYRLALEHFSQRLKG